In one window of Synchiropus splendidus isolate RoL2022-P1 chromosome 15, RoL_Sspl_1.0, whole genome shotgun sequence DNA:
- the pou3f2a gene encoding LOW QUALITY PROTEIN: POU domain, class 3, transcription factor 2a (The sequence of the model RefSeq protein was modified relative to this genomic sequence to represent the inferred CDS: inserted 2 bases in 2 codons; deleted 2 bases in 1 codon): MSGVLSGVTTSVKRSRPIKSGARRTTGARLCVPLAQXPGDAGERSTAAPWSRGVTVRRTLLFNXITLAPVLMATATSNHYSVLSSPSSAPPPHSESGSLQQAAAYRDAHSLLQNDYGTLTGGGHPLSHAHQWITALSHGDSGSPWPSSPLGGEQDVKPVLHDSEREDLQSSNLQQQQQQRLPHLTHQQHHDARGWRTTTAMATSEGQSLVYSQSGFGLMPAGEQGGMHHHPLRDEDHHSHSPHLSEHGGGPGAHQQSLTHHHHGGHQDQSDEDTPTSDELEQFAKQFKQRRIKLGFTQADVGLALGTLYGNVFSQTTICRFEALQLSFKNMCKLKPLLNKWLEEADSTSGSPTSLDKIAAQGRKRKKRTSIEVGVKGALESHFLKCPKPGAAEINSLADSLQLEKEVVRVWFCNRRQKEKRMTPAGGQMPGGEDLYGDSPPHHGGQTPVQ; the protein is encoded by the exons ATGAGCGGGGTGCTGTCAGGGGTAACCACATCTGTCAAGCGTTCTCGGCCAATAAAGAGCGGAGCGAGGCGGACCACAGGTGCGCGCCTCTGCGTCCCCCTGGCAC CGCCGGGAGATGCTGGAGAGAGAAGC ACAGCTGCCCCGTGGAGCAGAGGAGTCACAGTGAGGAGGACGCTTCTTTTTA TCATCACTCTGGCTCCGGTTCTGATGGCGACCGCCACGTCCAACCACTACAGCGTGCTCAGCAGCCCGAGCAGCGCGCCGCCGCCGCACTCCGAGTCCGGGAGTCTGCAGCAGGCGGCCGCGTACAGGGACGCGCACTCGCTGCTCCAGAACGACTACGGCACGTTGACGGGCGGCGGGCATCCGCTCAGCCACGCACACCAGTGGATCACGGCGCTGTCTCACGGTGACAGCGGCTCGCCCTGGCCGTCCAGCCCGCTCGGAGGAGAGCAGGACGTGAAGCCGGTTCTACACGACTCTGAGCGAGAGGATCTGCAGAGCTcgaacctgcagcagcagcagcagcaaagactCCCTCACCTCACGCACCAGCAGCATCACGACGCTAGAGGATGGAGGACCACCACCGCCATGGCGACATCTGAGGGCCAGAGTCTGGTTTATTCCCAGTCCGGATTCGGTCTGATGCCAGCGGGGGAGCAGGGGGGGATGCACCACCACCCCCTCCGAGACGAGGACCACCACAGCCACAGCCCGCATCTTAGCGAGCACGGAGGCGGCCCCGGGGCCCACCAGCAGTCCCTGACTCACCACCACCACGGGGGGCACCAGGACCAGTCGGATGAGGACACGCCGACCTCGGACGAGTTGGAGCAGTTCGCCAAGCAGTTCAAGCAGCGGAGGATCAAGCTGGGCTTCACCCAGGCGGACGTGGGTCTGGCTCTGGGGACCCTCTACGGAAACGTCTTCTCTCAGACCACCATCTGCAGGTTCGAGGCTCTGCAGCTCAGCTTCAAGAACATGTGCAAACTAAAGCCTCTGCTGAACAAGTGGCTGGAGGAGGCGGACTCCACCTCAGGGAGTCCCACAAGCCTGGACAAAATCGCGGCGCAGGGGCGCAAGAGGAAAAAGAGGACCAGCATCGAGGTGGGCGTAAAGGGGGCTCTGGAGAGCCATTTTCTCAAGTGTCCGAAGCCCGGAGCGGCGGAGATCAACTCGTTAGCGGACAGTctgcagctggagaaggaggtggTCCGGGTCTGGTTCTGTAACAGGAggcagaaggagaagaggatgaCCCCCGCGGGAGGGCAGATGCCCGGAGGAGAGGACCTGTACGGTGACAGTCCGCCTCACCATGGAGGACAAACTCCGGTGCAGTGA